One region of Trinickia violacea genomic DNA includes:
- a CDS encoding RNA polymerase factor sigma-54, whose protein sequence is MPPILELHHKQHVALTPRLQQSVRLLQLSSLEFEQEVRQALDTNPFLELDEPSTEDAEPPVEGDAEVHPGYEADAAAAAPASAELTPDGAEAAGAASMDAHADEPASDMGEVGEFAADWSTRASTRHNGDADDVDPGSWAHSQPTMHEQLHGFLNVYPLNDRDRVAAQIIIEALDDDGYLRDPLAELTEVCEEADPPLTEEELRVAVRLVQTLDKPGVGARSLSECLSLQLQAMPDDTPGRALALEIAEHHLERLARREHAELQKQTGCSADALRVASMLVRRLDPKPGEAYAHPADNYVVPDVIVRQAKHQWVVAINPAVLPRARIHRVYAEMFAQATGTNASPLGQQLQEARWLLRNAEQRFTTIQRVAECIVAHQKAFFDYGEIALKPLVLREVADELGLHESTVSRASSNKYMATPRGIFEFRHFFPRKLATETGGRCSAAAVRALIKELIAQEDVHDPLSDVSLAKLLAQEGMIVARRTVAKYRNLMKVPPAQLRQR, encoded by the coding sequence ATGCCGCCTATTCTCGAACTCCATCACAAGCAGCACGTCGCGCTGACGCCGCGCCTGCAACAATCGGTGCGCCTCTTGCAGTTGTCTTCGCTCGAATTCGAACAGGAAGTGCGACAAGCGCTCGACACGAATCCGTTCCTCGAACTCGACGAGCCATCGACGGAAGATGCCGAGCCCCCCGTCGAGGGCGACGCGGAGGTCCACCCCGGGTATGAAGCCGACGCGGCGGCTGCGGCCCCCGCCTCGGCCGAATTGACGCCTGACGGCGCCGAGGCCGCCGGCGCCGCCTCGATGGACGCACACGCGGACGAACCCGCGAGCGACATGGGCGAGGTAGGCGAGTTCGCCGCCGACTGGTCGACGCGCGCGAGCACGCGGCACAACGGCGATGCCGACGATGTCGACCCCGGCAGCTGGGCGCATTCGCAGCCGACGATGCACGAGCAGCTGCATGGCTTCTTGAACGTGTATCCGTTGAACGACCGCGACCGCGTCGCCGCGCAGATCATCATCGAAGCGCTCGACGACGACGGTTATCTGCGCGATCCGCTCGCCGAACTCACCGAGGTTTGCGAAGAGGCCGATCCGCCGCTCACCGAAGAGGAGCTGCGCGTCGCGGTGCGGCTCGTCCAGACGCTCGACAAGCCGGGCGTCGGTGCGCGCTCGCTGTCGGAATGCTTGAGCCTGCAATTGCAGGCCATGCCCGACGACACGCCCGGCCGCGCGCTCGCACTCGAAATCGCGGAACACCACCTCGAACGCCTCGCGCGCCGTGAGCACGCCGAACTGCAAAAGCAGACCGGCTGCTCGGCCGATGCGCTGCGCGTCGCGTCCATGCTCGTGCGGCGGCTCGATCCGAAGCCTGGCGAAGCGTACGCGCATCCCGCCGACAACTACGTCGTGCCGGACGTGATCGTGCGGCAGGCGAAGCATCAGTGGGTCGTCGCGATCAATCCGGCTGTGCTGCCGCGCGCGCGCATCCACCGCGTGTACGCGGAGATGTTCGCGCAGGCCACGGGCACGAACGCCTCGCCGCTCGGCCAGCAGCTTCAGGAAGCGCGCTGGCTGCTGCGCAACGCCGAGCAGCGCTTCACGACAATCCAGCGCGTCGCCGAATGCATCGTCGCGCATCAGAAGGCGTTCTTCGACTACGGCGAGATCGCGCTCAAGCCGCTCGTGCTGCGCGAAGTGGCCGACGAGCTCGGCCTGCACGAATCGACGGTCTCGCGCGCGTCGAGCAACAAGTACATGGCGACGCCGCGCGGCATCTTCGAATTCCGCCACTTCTTCCCGCGCAAGCTCGCGACCGAAACCGGCGGACGCTGCTCGGCCGCGGCGGTGCGCGCGTTGATCAAGGAGCTGATCGCGCAGGAGGACGTGCACGATCCGCTCTCCGACGTGAGCCTCGCGAAGCTGCTCGCGCAGGAAGGCATGATCGTCGCGCGGCGCACGGTCGCGAAGTATCGGAATCTGATGAAGGTGCCGCCTGCGCAGTTGCGGCAGCGGTGA
- a CDS encoding PA2169 family four-helix-bundle protein → MSTDVIAVLNDLTETSKDGEREFHKAAEATRDQQLKLLFSSRANDCTRDARELQDLVRGLGGRPENHGSMGGALHRGWLGVKTVVSGRSDQAILTECERGEDTAEHHYRMALDADLPADVRQVVERQYQGVRENHDRLRSLRTQHGGGTMKP, encoded by the coding sequence ATGTCAACCGATGTCATTGCGGTGCTGAACGATCTCACGGAAACGTCGAAAGACGGCGAACGCGAATTTCACAAAGCCGCCGAAGCGACACGCGACCAGCAGCTCAAGCTCTTGTTCTCGAGCCGGGCAAACGACTGCACGCGGGACGCGCGCGAATTGCAGGACCTCGTGCGGGGACTGGGCGGCAGGCCGGAGAACCATGGGTCGATGGGCGGCGCGCTGCATCGCGGCTGGCTCGGCGTCAAGACTGTCGTCTCAGGCCGCAGCGATCAAGCGATCCTCACCGAATGCGAGCGCGGCGAAGATACCGCCGAGCACCACTACCGGATGGCACTCGATGCGGACTTGCCGGCCGACGTCAGGCAAGTTGTCGAACGGCAATATCAAGGCGTGCGCGAAAATCACGACCGCCTTCGCTCGCTGCGCACCCAGCATGGCGGCGGGACGATGAAGCCGTAA
- a CDS encoding MFS transporter gives MDHEQGLPPPQRYWAIVVVALGITLAVLDSAIANVALPTIARDLHASAAASIWVVNAYQLSITISLLPLASLGDRIGYRRVYTAGLVLFTVASLGCALSGSLAMLATARVIQGFGAAGIMSVNTALVRMIYPRAQLGRGIAINAMVVAVSSAVGPTVASAVLSVATWPWLFAINVPIGVAASLGAVRALPTNPGHESPYDYLSAVMNAFVFGLLIVAIDGLGHGENAGYAAAELLGAAVIGYFFVRRQLTQAAPLLPVDLLKIPVFALSIGTSICSFCAQMLAFVSLPFLFQNTLGLSQVQTGLLITPWPFAIIFAAPLSGVLSDRYSSGILGGAGLVALTAGLLLLATLGTQPTPLDIAWRMALCGAGFGIFQSPNNRTLLSSAPRERSGGASGMLGTARLTGQTLGAALVALIFGIAPVSGPTVSLYVSAAFAAVAAVVSTLRVMQPSVP, from the coding sequence ATGGACCACGAACAAGGTCTGCCCCCGCCGCAACGCTATTGGGCCATCGTCGTCGTCGCGCTCGGCATCACGCTCGCCGTGCTCGACAGCGCCATCGCGAACGTCGCGCTTCCGACCATCGCGCGCGATCTGCACGCAAGCGCCGCCGCGTCGATCTGGGTCGTCAACGCCTATCAGCTGTCGATCACGATCTCGCTGCTGCCGCTCGCCTCGCTCGGCGACCGGATCGGCTACCGGCGCGTGTACACGGCGGGGCTCGTGCTCTTCACCGTCGCCTCGCTCGGCTGCGCGCTCTCCGGGTCGCTTGCGATGCTCGCGACCGCACGCGTGATCCAAGGCTTCGGCGCCGCCGGCATCATGAGCGTCAACACCGCGCTCGTGCGCATGATCTATCCGCGCGCGCAGCTCGGGCGCGGGATCGCGATCAACGCGATGGTGGTGGCGGTGTCGTCGGCTGTGGGGCCGACGGTGGCGTCGGCCGTGCTGTCGGTCGCCACCTGGCCGTGGCTCTTTGCGATCAACGTGCCGATCGGCGTCGCGGCCTCGCTGGGCGCCGTCAGGGCGCTGCCGACCAATCCCGGCCACGAGTCGCCGTACGACTACCTGAGCGCGGTCATGAACGCTTTCGTATTCGGCCTCTTGATCGTCGCGATCGACGGCCTCGGCCACGGCGAAAACGCCGGCTACGCGGCGGCGGAATTGCTCGGCGCCGCGGTCATCGGCTATTTCTTCGTGCGCCGGCAGCTGACGCAGGCCGCGCCGCTCCTTCCCGTCGATCTCTTGAAGATTCCGGTGTTCGCGCTGTCGATCGGCACGTCGATCTGTTCGTTCTGCGCGCAGATGCTCGCGTTCGTTTCGCTGCCGTTCCTGTTTCAGAACACGCTCGGGCTTTCGCAGGTGCAAACCGGTCTCTTGATCACGCCTTGGCCGTTCGCGATCATCTTCGCTGCGCCGCTTTCCGGCGTGCTGTCGGACCGCTACTCGTCGGGCATCCTCGGCGGCGCCGGTCTGGTCGCGCTGACCGCCGGGCTCCTCTTGCTCGCGACGCTCGGCACGCAACCGACGCCCCTCGACATCGCCTGGCGCATGGCGCTGTGCGGGGCCGGCTTCGGCATCTTTCAGTCGCCGAACAACCGCACGCTGCTGTCGTCCGCGCCGCGCGAGCGCAGCGGCGGCGCAAGCGGCATGCTCGGCACCGCGCGCCTCACGGGGCAAACGCTGGGCGCCGCGCTCGTCGCGCTGATCTTCGGCATCGCGCCGGTCAGCGGGCCGACGGTGTCGCTCTATGTCTCCGCAGCGTTTGCCGCCGTGGCGGCGGTAGTGAGCACGCTGCGGGTGATGCAGCCGAGCGTGCCCTAG
- a CDS encoding YbhB/YbcL family Raf kinase inhibitor-like protein — MADFRIWTDDFPANGFMTKAQEMNDKTFGVDGGGGNTSPALQWDSPPEGTESFALTIHDPDAPTGSGFWHWVVVNIPADARSLPRNAGSADGALLPAGALQVKNDYGTPGFGGAAPPRGDRTHRYIFRLHALKVANLPITAETTNAVARFMTHLNEIDSTTYTGLYDLK; from the coding sequence ATGGCAGATTTCAGAATCTGGACCGACGACTTTCCCGCCAACGGCTTCATGACGAAAGCGCAGGAAATGAACGACAAGACGTTCGGCGTCGACGGCGGAGGCGGCAACACGTCGCCGGCACTGCAGTGGGACTCGCCGCCGGAAGGCACGGAAAGCTTCGCGCTCACGATCCATGATCCCGATGCGCCGACGGGCAGCGGCTTCTGGCATTGGGTCGTGGTCAATATCCCGGCCGATGCGCGCTCGCTCCCGCGCAACGCGGGCAGCGCGGACGGCGCCCTCCTGCCGGCCGGCGCGCTGCAGGTGAAGAACGATTACGGCACGCCGGGCTTCGGCGGCGCGGCGCCCCCGCGCGGCGACCGCACGCATCGCTACATCTTCCGTCTGCACGCGCTCAAGGTCGCGAATTTGCCGATCACCGCTGAAACGACCAATGCGGTGGCGCGCTTCATGACGCATCTGAACGAAATCGACTCGACGACCTACACCGGTCTCTACGATCTCAAGTAA
- a CDS encoding HrpB1 family type III secretion system apparatus protein, which produces MHRSGGTSANRAASDAALPAHPSYAQCRDEVVGMLLKIFSLGLKDAPREDLEDILLALRVLRRDALALELGEVRLRIRETDWIGAVRLLKRLESVDKSNAASIALLAGCLFKLQDDEWRRYVANLLGDGANGAALALVSRFIETSETVRHLPNGPAVDDLRTRIADVLRTGGMSTY; this is translated from the coding sequence GTGCATCGAAGCGGTGGAACGTCGGCCAACCGTGCGGCGAGCGACGCGGCGTTGCCTGCTCATCCTTCGTATGCGCAGTGCCGCGACGAGGTCGTCGGGATGCTCCTCAAGATTTTCTCGCTCGGCTTGAAGGATGCGCCGCGCGAGGATCTGGAGGACATCCTGCTCGCGTTGCGCGTGCTGCGCCGCGACGCGCTCGCGCTCGAGCTCGGCGAAGTTCGCCTGCGCATCCGCGAGACCGACTGGATCGGCGCCGTGCGGCTCTTGAAGCGCCTCGAATCGGTGGACAAGAGCAACGCGGCGTCGATCGCTTTGCTGGCCGGCTGCCTCTTCAAGCTCCAAGACGACGAGTGGCGCCGCTATGTCGCGAATCTGCTGGGCGACGGCGCGAACGGCGCCGCGCTCGCGCTCGTGAGCCGCTTCATCGAGACGAGCGAAACCGTGCGGCACCTGCCCAATGGCCCTGCCGTCGACGACTTGCGCACGCGCATCGCCGACGTGCTGCGCACGGGCGGCATGTCGACTTATTGA
- a CDS encoding LLM class flavin-dependent oxidoreductase, with protein MQIGRFMTMPAPEPRPDAEILSRGIELAVAAEQLGLSHVWLAEHHFTNYAYSSRPLMLLSHIAARTCRIRLGALPQAQVLASMRRFAEHVMPAFAEAHVEEMPA; from the coding sequence ATGCAAATCGGCAGGTTCATGACCATGCCCGCACCGGAGCCGCGGCCCGACGCCGAGATCCTGTCGCGCGGAATCGAGCTGGCCGTCGCCGCCGAACAACTGGGGTTGAGCCATGTCTGGCTCGCCGAGCATCACTTCACGAACTACGCGTATTCGTCGCGGCCGCTGATGCTGCTCTCGCATATCGCGGCGCGTACGTGCCGCATTCGTCTCGGTGCGCTGCCGCAAGCGCAGGTGCTCGCGTCGATGCGGCGCTTTGCCGAACACGTGATGCCGGCGTTCGCCGAGGCGCACGT